One genomic region from Phragmites australis chromosome 1, lpPhrAust1.1, whole genome shotgun sequence encodes:
- the LOC133924021 gene encoding histone H4, translating into MSGRGKGGKGLGKGGAKRHRKVLRDNIQGITKPAIRRLARRGGVKRISGLIYEETRGVLKIFLENVIRDAVTYTEHARRKTVTAMDVVYALKRQGRTLYGFGG; encoded by the coding sequence ATGTCGGGGCGCGGCAAGGGCGGCAAGGGGCTGGGCAAGGGCGGCGCGAAGCGGCACCGCAAGGTCCTCCGCGACAACATCCAGGGCATCACGAAGCCAGCGATCCGGAGGCTGGCCCGTAGGGGCGGCGTGAAGCGCATCTCGGGTCTCATCTACGAGGAGACCCGCGGCGTGCTCAAGATCTTCCTGGAGAACGTTATCCGCGACGCCGTCACCTACACGGAGCACGCCCGCCGCAAGACCGTCACCGCCATGGACGTCGTCTACGCGCTCAAGCGCCAGGGCCGCACCCTCTACGGCTTCGGCGGCTGA
- the LOC133924030 gene encoding protein NETWORKED 2A-like, protein MLRRAASNAYSWWWASHIRTTQSKWLDNNLQEMETRVKAMIKLIEIDADTFAKKAELYFRSRPELVNYVEETYRSYQALADRYDRVSGELHKSNHTIATAFPEQVQLSLQNDDGDGFPKGITGINISRGTSPAPKRTQTHRRISSQMSKDKAQEEIERLQKEILVFQTEKEFFKSSYESSLNKYLDIERRATEMQEEVWSLQETFSTSAVIEDNEARALMAARALISCEDTLVNLQDQQKRSSQVARTEFKRVIDAKKKLSTFTSECGHPHNQKELSDQQDVVTIPASPSTEDNDLILQNGRLELQEIFQKVKRQFESCSEASVVHLAGKVDEFVDKVITLEIAASSQNAQINRMRTEADELHKRLANLEEEKGALIGDFSKLSERLKQVEEVLQTIQRIEKSVHSENGNIHKQLTEACSSLNDFVEKLDAPLSEELVDSSQESKGITSEEDADKPDTLSEPFQGDSGTASKSMDEESLDSFDISNEAQEEEPDGTLGWQQLVLNGLEGKDKILLKDYASILRNYKDTKKQLSEIEKKNREYHLEAMSEMKELKSANATKDDEIRSLRRMLSSLQTKFNTFPLHYVEKSEESSEANTNPSLEDKEIAEIEEYMKHCEDEEPHVSSLEDKFKVEISRVLEESLDFWLRFSTSYHYMQKFQKSFDKAKAELDRLTDAKAQDGLETGSASQSARKHESAALEKKFRDLSTDLQVWLEKNVLLQWELESRFSLLCSIQEEISKITMLNRTDEAHFTPFQAAKFQGEVSNMKQENNKVTKELQAGLDHVRGLQVEVGRALLKLRENIELSIGRSNRAQQNFRSLSVKAGVPLRTFLFGSKPKRASLFSCMGPIMPKPVSDMRPGLFR, encoded by the exons ATGCTGCGGCGCGCGGCGAGCAACGCCTACTCGTGGTGGTGGGCGAGCCACATCCGCACCACGCAGTCCAAATGGCTCGACAACAACCTCCAAG AGATGGAAACCAGGGTGAAGGCCATGATCAAACTCATAGAAATAGACGCTGACACTTTCGCGAAGAAGGCGGAGCTGTACTTCAGGAGCAGGCCTGAGCTGGTAAATTATGTTGAGGAGACCTATAGATCTTATCAGGCGCTTGCTGATCGATATGATCGAGTATCAGGGGAGCTGCACAAGTCCAATCACACTATAGCAACTGCGTTTCCGGAGCAAGTCCAACTCTCACTGCAAAATGATGATGGCGACGGTTTCCCAAAGGGTATCACAGGGATCAATATCAGTAGAGGAACTAGCCCGGCTCCAAAGCGGACACAGACGCATAGAAGGATCAGCTCTCAGATGAGCAAAGACAAGGCACAAGAAGAGATTGAGAGGCTGCAGAAGGAAATCCTGGTGTTTCAGACCGAGAAAGAGTTCTTCAAGAGCTCTTATGAATCTTCGCTAAATAAGTACTTGGACATTGAAAGACGGGCGACAGAAATGCAAGAGGAAGTATGGAGCTTGCAAGAGACTTTTAGTACCAGTGCAGTTATTGAAGACAATGAAGCTCGAGCCTTGATGGCTGCACGGGCCCTTATTTCCTGTGAAGATACACTGGTTAACTTGCAAGATCAGCAAAAGAGATCATCTCAAGTGGCAAGAACAGAGTTCAAACGAGTCATAGATGCAAAAAAGAAGCTAAGTACTTTCACGAGTGAGTGTGGGCACCCTCATAATCAAAAGGAGCTAAGTGATCAGCAAGATGTAGTGACCATCCCTGCAAGTCCATCTACAGAGGATAATGATCTCATTTTGCAAAATGGCAGGCTTGAGCTGCAGGAAATATTCCAAAAGGTCAAACGGCAGTTTGAGTCGTGCTCAGAGGCATCTGTAGTGCATCTAGCAGGAAAGGTTGATGAATTCGTGGATAAGGTCATCACCCTAGAAATTGCAGCTTCATCACAGAATGCTCAAATCAATAGAATGAGGACCGAGGCAGATGAACTGCATAAGCGCCTGGCTAATTTGGAGGAAGAGAAGGGAGCTTTAATTGGCGATTTCAGTAAGTTATCTGAGAGGTTGAAGCAAGTTGAGGAGGTGCTGCAAACTATTCAGCGGATTGAGAAGTCTGTGCACAGTGAAAATGGAAACATTCACAAACAATTAACTGAAGCATGCAGCAGTCTTAATGATTTTGTGGAAAAGTTGGATGCTCCTCTGAGCGAAGAATTAGTAGATTCATCCCAAGAGTCTAAAGGAATTACTTCTGAAGAAGATGCAGATAAGCCTGATACACTCTCTGAGCCATTTCAAGGTGATTCAGGAACTGCAAGTAAATCAATGGATGAAGAATCATTGGACTCATTTGATATCTCTAATGAGGCACAGGAAGAAGAGCCAGATGGCACCTTAGGGTGGCAGCAACTAGTTTTAaatgggttagagggcaaggaTAAAATCCTCTTAAAAGATTATGCATCCATCCTTCGGAACTACAAGGATACAAAGAAACAGCTTTcagaaattgagaagaaaaatcGAGAATATCATCTTGAGGCAATGTCAGAGATGAAGGAGTTAAAGAGTGCCAATGCAACGAAAGATGATGAAATTCGCTCTCTTAGACGAATGTTGAGTTCTTTACAGACCAAGTTCAACACTTTTCCACTTCATTATGTTGAGAAGTCTGAAGAGTCATCCGAAGCAAACACCAATCCTAGTCTTGAAGACAAAGAGATTGCTGAGATAGAAGAATACATGAAGCATTGTGAAGATGAAGAACCACATGTTTCTTCGTTAGAGGATAAATTCAAAGTAGAAATTAGCAGAGTGTTGGAGGAAAGCTTGGACTTCTGGTTGAGGTTCAGTACATCGTATCATTATATGCAGAAATTCCAAAAATCATTCGATAAAGCGAAAGCTGAATTGGATAGACTTACTGATGCGAAAGCTCAGGATGGCTTAGAAACCGGCTCTGCTAGTCAGTCTGCTAGAAAACATGAATCAGCTGCACTTGAAAAGAAATTCCGTGACTTGAGTACTGATCTGCAGGTTTGGTTGGAAAAAAATGTGCTGTTACAGTGGGAGCTAGAGAGTAGATTCTCACTGCTGTGCAGCATACAAGAGGAGATATCAAAGATCACGATGTTAAATAGAACCGATGAAGCTCACTTTACTCCTTTCCAGGCTGCAAAGTTCCAAGGAGAGGTGAGCAATATGAAGCAGGAGAATAACAAGGTCACCAAAGAGCTACAAGCTGGGCTTGACCATGTAAGGGGCCTCCAAGTGGAGGTTGGGAGGGCTCTTTTGAAGCTCAGAGAGAATATTGAACTATCCATTGGGAGAAGCAACCGAGCACAACAGAACTTCAGATCTCTGTCAGTGAAGGCTGGGGTACCACTTAGAACTTTCTTGTTTGGTTCTAAGCCGAAAAGAGCATCGTTATTTTCATGCATGGGACCTATAATGCCGAAGCCGGTTTCTGACATGAGGCCAGGGCTTTTTAGATAA